A region from the Phaenicophaeus curvirostris isolate KB17595 chromosome 28, BPBGC_Pcur_1.0, whole genome shotgun sequence genome encodes:
- the LOC138731693 gene encoding LOW QUALITY PROTEIN: GRAM domain-containing protein 2A-like (The sequence of the model RefSeq protein was modified relative to this genomic sequence to represent the inferred CDS: inserted 2 bases in 1 codon), with product MRSCPRVGFVVVPPGTEPCPHLPAKWLRCGSCCAAGTGSVGXPPTPIPAGRDSSLMPAKLRRSSRGVLGEKRWQSLEERSGSTNAQLGLPVLARSKTYDSSFCKRTEQAAVATQGPPSPSLSKRAAGYHKAFAELAEQEELLACFSCAWQREVPYHGRLYISSHHVCFHSSLLLKDIKAVVPIASISSLKKTNTVLLVPNALSIRTAEGEKFLFVSLRQREATYQLLKSVCKHLQDSGWSPLASPRTEEILRKPLTSSQSDLEQSTPVPDSFQELPDGPSLTPRRGEEENGEAAALALSSETPPTMLWARTPALLIPLNTVILIYLLLMVALLLSSGYIGLRMVELEQQLLAMGAWPDLNISQQ from the exons ATGCGTTCGTGTCCCCGGGTGGGCTTTGTCGTGGTGCCACCCGGGACCGAGCCCTGTCCCCACCTCCCCGCGAAGTGGCTGCGCTGCGGGAGCTGCTGCGCTGCAGGGACGGGCAGCGTGGG ACCCCCCACCCCTATCCCAGCGGGGCGGGACTCATCCTTGATGCCGGCAAAGCTGCGGAGGAGCAGCAGGGGGGTGCTCGGTGAAAAGCGGTGGcagagcctggaggagaggagcggCAGCACAAACGCCCAGCTGGGGCTCCCCGTGCTCGCAAG GTCCAAAACCTACGACTCCTCCTTCTGCAAGAGGACAGAGCAGGCGGCAGTGGCCACGCAgggacccccatccccatca ctgaGCAAGCGTGCGGCCGGCTACCACAAAGCCTTTGCGGAGCTCGCGGAGCAGGAAGAGCTGCTGGCCTGCTTCTCCTGTGCCTGGCAGAGAGAGGTACCCTACCATGGCCGCCTCTACATCTCCTCCCACCACGTCTGTTTCcactccagcctcctcctcaaGGACATCAAG GCTGTGGTCCCCATTGCCTCCATCTCGTCCCTCAAGAAGACCAACACGGTGCTCCTGGTGCCCAACGCGCTCAGCATCCGCACGGCCGagggggagaag TTCCTCTTTGTATCACTGCGCCAGCGGGAGGCCACGTACCAGCTCCTGAAGTCAGTCTGCAAGCACCTGCAG GACAGTGGCTGGAGCCCCCTGGCCTCTCCGAGGACTGAGGAAATCCTTAGGAAGCCTCTG ACCTCAAGCCAGTCAGACCTGGAGCAGAGCACCCCGGTGCCGGACAGCTTCCAGGAGCTGCCTG ATGGGCCAAGCCTGACACCAAGgcgaggggaggaggagaatggAGAGGCAGCAGCGCTGGCTCTTAGCAGTG AGACACCCCCCACCATGCTCTGGGCTCGGACCCCTGCGCTGCTGATCCCCCTCAACACCGTCATCCTCATCTACCTGCTGCT GATGGTGGCCCTGCTGCTGTCCTCGGGGTACATCGGTCTGCGCAtggtggagctggagcagcagctgctggccatGGGGGCTTGGCCAGACCTCAACATTTCACAACAGTGA
- the MFSD12 gene encoding major facilitator superfamily domain-containing protein 12, protein MAERRGGGEAAELPLRARLSFAAGHFLNDLCASLWFTYLLLYLHAVLGYGHRLAGALLLAGQAADGLCTPLLGYETDRSAGCGRYGRRKSWHLAGTTCVLVSFPFIFSPCLGCKENTPEWAAFIYYLPFILIFQFGWAATQISHLSLIPELVSSDHEKVELTAFRYAFTVMANITVYGLAWLLLNFQVDQPDHTEHLGVQDVPVFRDLSLIVVGVGAVFSLIFHLGTKEKPYTGSLPQSEENVALLQKEPTSPAHPLLIWKDWLLEPAFYQVAALYMSTRLIVNLSQTYIAMYLTNSLLLPKKYIATIPLVMYVSGFLSSFLMKPVNKWIGRNLTYFVGILVVLAFASWVTLAREMGAEIYGAAVLLGAGSATILVTSLSMTADLIGTNTHSSAFVYGAMSFTDKMANGLAVMAIQNLHPCPTELCCPACISFYHWVMVVVTGGIAIAAIASLCCIMVWPIRVRYHAVCLQGMSGEKSYGATESMEGESGSSTVN, encoded by the exons ATGGCGgagcggcggggcggcggggaggcggCGGAGCTGCCGCTGCGGGCTCGGCTGAGCTTCGCGGCCGGGCATTTCCTGAACGACCTGTGCGCCTCGCTGTGGTTCACGTACCTGCTGCTCTACCTGCACGCCGTGCTGGGCTACGGGCACCGGCTGGCGGGGGCGCTGCTGCTGGCGGGGCAGGCGGCGGACGGGCTCTGCACGCCCCTGCTGGGCTACGAGACCGACCGCTCCGCCGGCTGCGGGCGCTACGGGCGCAGGAAATCCTGGCACCTGGCCG GCACCACTTGTGTCCTCGTGTCCTTCCCTTTCATCTTCAGCCCCTGCCTGGGCTGCAAGGAGAACACACCGGAGTGGGCAGCCTTCATCTACTACCTCCCCTTCATCCTCATATTCCAGTTTGGCTGGGCAGCCACACAGATCTCCCACCTATCCCTCATCCCCGAGCTGGTATCCAGTGACCATGAGAAGGTGGAGCTCACAGCTTTCAG GTACGCCTTTACTGTCATGGCAAATATCACTGTTTATGGCCTGGCCTGGCTCCTGCTGAACTTCCAGGTGGACCAGCCTGACCACACAGAGCACCTCGGTGTCCAGGATGTCCCTGTATTTCGG GATCTGTCCCTCATTGTGGTGGGGGTCGGGGCTGTGTTCTCCCTCATCTTCCACCTGGGCACCAAGGAGAAGCCGTACACAGGCTCACTGCCCCAGTCGGAGGAGAACGTGGCCCTGTTGCAGAAGGAGCCTACGAGCCCCGCACACCCACTGCTGATCTGGAAGGACTGGCTGCTGGAGCCTGCCTTCTACCAG GTCGCGGCGCTTTACATGTCCACCCGGCTCATTGTCAACTTGTCCCAGACCTACATCGCTATGTACCTGACCAACTCGCTGCTGCTGCCCAAG AAATACATTGCCACCATCCCGTTGGTGATGTACGTCAGTggcttcctctcctccttcctcatgAAGCCTGTGAATAAGTGGATAGGTCGAAAT CTGACCTACTTCGTGGGCATCCTGGTGGTCTTGGCCTTTGCCTCCTGGGTGACCCTGGCCAGGGAGATGGGAGCAGAGATCTACGGGGCGGCTGTGCTGCTTGGGGCTGGCTCTGCCACTATCCTTGtcacctccctctccatgaCAGCAGACCTCATTGGCACCAACACG CACAGTAGTGCATTCGTCTATGGCGCCATGAGCTTCACGGACAAGATGGCCAACGGCCTGGCTGTGATGGCGATCCAGAACCTGCACCCGTGCCC GACTGAGCTCTGCTGCCCTGCCTGCATCAGCTTCTACCACTGGGTGATGGTGGTGGTCACGGGGGGCATTGCCATCGCCGCCATCGCATCTCTCTGCTGCATCATGGTCTGGCCCATCCGTGTCCGCTACC ATGCCGTCTGCCTGCAGGGGATGAGCGGAGAGAAGTCCTATGGCGCAACAGAGAGCATGGAGGGGGAGAGTGGGAGCAGCACTGTCAACTGA
- the HMG20B gene encoding SWI/SNF-related matrix-associated actin-dependent regulator of chromatin subfamily E member 1-related gives MAHSARQLPAAMLHATGKAQHGNFLVAIKQEKGESTRTSGEKPHSEEEPVKKRGWPKGKKRKKILPNGPKAPVTGYVRFLNERREQIRTQHPDLPFPEITKMLGAEWSKLQLSEKQRYLDEAEREKQQYMKELREYQQSEAYKMCTEKIQEKKIKKEDAGSVAVNTLLNGHLHKAGECSDTFSTFDVPIFTEEFLDQNKAREAELRRLRKMNTEFEEQNAILQKHTESMNCAKEKLEQELAQEERQTLALQQQLQSVRQALTASFASLPIPGTGETPTLSTLDFYMAKLHSAIESNPLQHEKLVVRIKEILSRIASEHL, from the exons ATGGCCCATAGCGCCAGGCAGCTGCCGGCTGCCATGCT ACATGCCACAGGCAAAGCTCAGCATGGGAACTTCCTGGTGGCCATCaagcaggagaaaggagagtCGACACGGACAAGCGGTGAGAAGCCACACAGCGAGGAGGAG CCGGTGAAGAAGAGGGGCTGGCCCAAGggcaagaagaggaagaagatcCTTCCCAATGGCCCCAAAGCCCCTGTGACGGGCTACGTGCGTTTCCTGAATGAGCGGCGTGAGCAGATCCGCACGCAGCATCCTGATCTGCCCTTCCCGGAGATCACCAAAATGCTGGGGGCTGAGTGGAGCAAGCTGCAGCTTTCGGAGAAACAG CGGTATCTGGATGAAGCGGAGCGGGAGAAGCAGCAGTACATGAAGGAGCTACGGGAATACCAGCAATCGGAGGCCTACAAGATGTGCACAGAGAAGATCCAGGAGAAGAAGATCAAGAAAG AGGATGCAGGCTCTGTGGCCGTGAACACCCTGCTGAACGGGCACTTGCACAAG GCTGGCGAGTGCAGCGATACCTTCTCCACCTTTGATGTGCCCATCTTCACAGAGGAGTTCTTGGACCAAAACAAAG CCCGTGAGGCTGAGCTGCGGCGCCTGCGGAAGATGAACACTGAGTTTGAGGAGCAGAATGCCATCCTGcagaaacacacagaaagcATGAACTGTGCCAAGGAGAAGCTGGAACAGGAGCTGGCCCAGGAGGAGAGGCAGACCCTGgccttgcagcagcagctccagtcCGTGCGGCAGGCCCTCACTGCCAGCTTcgcctccctccccatccctg GCACTGGGGAGACCCCCACACTGAGCACTCTGGACTTCTACATGGCCAAGCTGCACAGCGCCATTGAGAGCAACCCGCTGCAGCATGAGAAACTGGTGGTACGCATCAAGGAGATCCTATCCCGGATAGCCAG TGAACACTTGTGA
- the GIPC3 gene encoding PDZ domain-containing protein GIPC3 yields MRRAGRCSRQAQEGSPMENGVRQDLGTPEPAATEGTPAPRPPRARPRLVFHTQLAHGSPTGRIEGFTNVKELYAKIAEVFSISPTEILFCTLNTHKVDMQKLLGGQIGLEDFIFAHVRGETKEVEVTKTEDALGLTITDNGAGYAFIKRIKEGSIINRLQTVCVGDSIEAINDQTIVGCRHYEVARMLRELPRAQPFTLRLVQPKKAFDMIGQRTRSTKSPSEGRVASGKETLRLRAQGPATLEEGPSPFEEEAAHRVDDLLESYMGIRDSELASTMVAAAKESPSVAQLACDLDSVLGEFAFPQEFVAEVWAAVGQPRGQE; encoded by the exons aTGCGACGGGCGGGCAGGTGCAGCAGGCaggcccaggagggcagccccATGGAGAACGGCGTGAGGCAGGATCTGGGGACCCCTGAGCCAGCTGCTACTGAGGGCACCCCAGCCCCTCGGCCACCCCGTGCCCGCCCGCGGCTGGTTTTCCACACCCAGTTGGCCCACGGCAGCCCCACGGGGCGCATCGAGGGCTTCACCAACGTCAAGGAGCTCTACGCCAAAATCGCTGAGGTCTTCAGCATCTCGCCCACTGAG ATCCTCTTTTGCACGCTCAACACACACAAAGTAGACATGCAGAAGCTGCTGGGGGGACAGATTGGCCTGGAGGACTTCATCTTCGCCCATGTCCGGGGTGAGACAAAGGAGGTGGAGGTGACCAAGACGGAGGATGCGCTTGGCCTCACCATCACAGACAATGGGGCTGGCTACGCTTTCATCAAG AGAATCAAGGAGGGGAGCATCATCAACCGCCTTCAGACTGTGTGTGTGGGCGACAGCATCGAGGCCATCAATGACCAAACCATTGTGGGCTGCCGGCACTACGAGGTGGCCCGGATGCTGCGGGAGTTGCCCAGGGCTCAGCCCTTCACCCTCCGCCTGGTACAGCCCAAAAAGGCTTTTG ACATGATCGGCCAGAGGACGCGGAGCACCAAGTCCCCCAGCGAGGGCAGAGTGGCCAGCGGGAAGGAAACACTGCGGTTGCGGGCGCAGGGCCCAGCCACGCTGGAGGAGGGG cccagccccttcGAGGAGGAAGCTGCCCACAGGGTGGATGACCTGCTGGAGAGCTACATGGGCATCCGCGACAGCGAGCTGG ccTCAACGATGGTGGCAGCAGCGAAGGAGAGCCCCAGCGTAGCTCAGCTCGCCTGTGACTTGGACTCGGTGCTGGGCGAGTTTGCCTTTCCCCAGGAGTTTGTGGCCGAGGTGTGGGCGGCCGTCGGCCAGCCCCGCGGGCAGGAGTAG
- the TBXA2R gene encoding thromboxane A2 receptor: protein MEPPNGSTADWSDTCFGAFNASDGRSNAQNRIASPWFSTAFGLIGLCSNLFALCVLISSSRKLSSRTRSSFLVFLCGLVVTDFMGLLVTASVIIPYHFIKFAWTEVDPGCHLCNFLGFSMVFFGQCPLLLGATMAGERFFGINHPFSRSTSISKRRAWSIVGLVWGFSCMLGLLPVLGLGQYTLQYPGSWCFLTLLPDTGNVIFCLLFALMGIFSVLLSFIFNTVSVVTLCRVYHDRESVQRRRDSEVEMMVQLVGIMIIATICWMPLLIFIVQTVLQQLQADGQIQMLPTKTQEMLLIYIRMVTWNQILDPWVYILFRRAVLQRVYPSLRPRPSIISLYPVLNPSLRRKFTASSVLQ, encoded by the exons ATGGAACCTCCCAATGGCAGTACAGCCGACTGGTCGGACACATGCTTTGGGGCTTTCAACGCCAGTGACGGACGCAGCAATGCACAGAACCGCATTGCCTCGCCCTGGTTCTCCACTGCCTTCGGCCTCATCGGCCTCTGCTCCAATCTCTTTGCCCTCTGTGTCCTGATCAGCTCTTCCCGCAAGCTGTCCAGCCGGACCCGCTCCTCCTTCCTTGTCTTCCTCTGCGGGTTGGTAGTCACGGACTTCATGGGGCTGCTGGTGACAGCCTCAGTCATCATCCCGTACCACTTCATCAAATTCGCCTGGACTGAGGTGGACCCCGGCTGCCACCTTTGCAACTTCCTTGGCTTCTCAATGGTCTTCTTCGGGCAGTGCCCGCTGCTGCTGGGGGCCACTATGGCTGGCGAGAGGTTCTTTGGCATCAACCACCCCTTCTCCCGCTCCACCAGCATCTCCAAGCGCCGTGCCTGGTCCATCGTGGGGCTGGTGTGGGGCTTCTCCTGcatgctggggctgctgccagtgctggggctggggcagtaCACGTTGCAGTACCCCGGCTCCTGGTGCTTCCTCACCCTCCTGCCCGACACCGGCAATGTCATCTTCTGCCTGCTCTTTGCCCTAATGGGCATCTTCTCCGTGCTGCTCTCCTTCATCTTCAACACAGTCAGCGTGGTGACCCTCTGCCGTGTCTATCATGACCGGGAGTCAGTGCAGCGGCGCCGGGACAGCGAGGTGGAGATGATGGTGCAGCTCGTGGGCATCATGATCATTGCCACAATCTGCTGGATGCCCCTCCTG ATCTTCATCGTCCAGACggtcctgcagcagctgcaggctgaTGGCCAGATCCAGATGCTGCCCACGAAGacccaggagatgctgctcaTCTACATCCGCATGGTGACCTGGAACCAGATCCTGGACCCCTGGGTCTACATCCTCTTCCGCCGGGCCGTGCTGCAGCGTGTCTACCCCAGCCTGCGCCCCCGGCCCTCCATCATCTCCCTCTACCCTGTCCTCAACCCCTCCCTGCGCCGCAAGTTCACTGCCAGCTCTGTCCTGCAGTAG